AGAACCGTTTAAATCGCCCATCTTTGTCTGATGAAGGGATTTTGGAATACCTAATCCAATAAGAAGTTTTTCAGCATCATACTCAGCATCCCAGCCATCTAACTCGGCAAATTCTGCTTCAAGTTCAGCGGACTTAACACCATCTTCTTCGGTGAAGTCTTCTTTTGCATACAGCGCTTCCTTTTCATGGATAATTTGATATAATCGCTCGTGACCCATGATAACGGTATCGATAATGGTTTCGTGATCGTATTGGAAATGGTCTTGCTTTAATACAGCGATACGTTCACCAGGAGTTTTACTCACATCTCCGGTATTGGGTTCGATTTCGCCAGATAAAATCTTTAAAAAAGTAGATTTTCCAGAACCATTAGCCCCAATTACACCATAGCAATTGCCATGATTAAATTGCAGGTTAACATTCTTAAAAAGTTGCTTGTCACTAAAACTTAAACTTACATTATTTGCACTTAACAAAATGGACCTCCATACTAGTAAAAATGATATATTTAAACTTGATAAGTTTAGCATAAATAAGTTTGAAAAGCAATAGATAACTATGATATGATAGGGGTAGCATATAAAAAGGAGTGAATACATTATGAAAAAGTTAAAAATAGGGGCGCTAGGTGTTTCGCGACATTTACTTACACGGGTGATGCTTCCTTTGAGTCAATCAAACCAAGTAGAGCTTGTCGGCTTGGCATCTCGCAATATAGAAAAAGCAAATCAAGTAGCCAAAACATGGAATATAAAGAAAACATATGGAGAATATCAACAGTTAATTGAAGATCCTGAGATTGAAGCGGTATATATTCCACTGCCAAATCATATGCATCTAGAATGGATGAAAAAAGCAATCGATGCCAAGAAACATGTGATTTGTGAAAAGCCACTGACGCTTGATGCTAAAGAAACGGACGATATTATTGCTTATGCCCAAGGAAAAGGTGTTAAAGTAATGGAAGCGTTTATGTATCGATTCCATCCCAAATGGAAGCAGGTTGTAGAATTGATGAAGGTGTCGGGTATTGGAGAGGTACAGACCATCCATACTATTTTCTCCTACAATAATCAAGATGAGAATAATATACGTAATATTAAGGAATATGGTGGAGGAGCCCTTATGGATATCGGTTGCTATGCCATCAATTCTGCGCGATATATTTTGGGAAAGGACCCAGAGAGTGTTATATCAAAAATGACGTATTCGCCTAGTTTTCAAACGGATATATTGACATCGGGTATGTTAGACTTTAAAACGGCACGCGCATTATTTTCTGTGGGTACAGCGATGTATCCAGCACAAGAAGTAAAAATATATGGAACGGGTG
This sequence is a window from Vallitaleaceae bacterium 9-2. Protein-coding genes within it:
- a CDS encoding Gfo/Idh/MocA family oxidoreductase, producing MKKLKIGALGVSRHLLTRVMLPLSQSNQVELVGLASRNIEKANQVAKTWNIKKTYGEYQQLIEDPEIEAVYIPLPNHMHLEWMKKAIDAKKHVICEKPLTLDAKETDDIIAYAQGKGVKVMEAFMYRFHPKWKQVVELMKVSGIGEVQTIHTIFSYNNQDENNIRNIKEYGGGALMDIGCYAINSARYILGKDPESVISKMTYSPSFQTDILTSGMLDFKTARALFSVGTAMYPAQEVKIYGTGGTVEVVIPFNDLYDINGKIIVTNDLGRRVIEFEPTNQYGEMFDAFADAIAKDEAVPLSLEDSRMNMHIIDQLVKSSKTQQWESIESK